One Desulfosporosinus sp. Sb-LF genomic window, ACTGCATACCTTGAGTAAATGTAGGGTTACCGTGAGGCTTTTGATCGGAATCCCAGTTTGTAATTATTCGTGGCGGAATTCGTAGGTAGCCAGGATCGGGGAACGTATCATCTGGGCGAATTACCCCTTCTTCCAAAGCGGCTGAACCAGTAACAATCTTAAAGGTTGATCCTGGTTCATAAGACATTCCTATCCCTAGATTACGGCGGGATTCGGGTGTGGCTTTATCATAGTCTGTCGGATCAAACGTGGGACGGGATCCCATCCCTAAAACACGTCCTGTCTTCGGATCAATCGCCAGAATAGTAACACTATTGGCATTAGTGGATTTCTGTGCATCATCAAGTTGTTGCTCGATGAAATATTGAATTGTGGAATCTAATGTTAAGAACACAGAGTTTCCTGGGCTTGAAGGGTCGTTTTGGTGAAGAGCATCCAGGATAGATCGCGCTCTAGTATCCTGTTCCTGGGATTGAAAACCGGGCTTTCCAAACAATATTTTATCATAATAAGATTCCACTCCTTCCACTCCATGTCCGTCTCTATTTACAATTCCAAGTGCTGAGGCGGCAAATTCCCCCATAGGATAGACGCGTTTTTCTTCTTCATTGAGAGCAACACCGGGAATTTTCAGGGCCATAATCTCATCTGCTTTTTGAATATCTACTTGATGTGCAATGCTAATCCATGATAAATCTTTGTTTAGTTTATTAAAAATATCTTGTGTATTTATTCCTAAGATACCGCCAAGTTGCTTAGCTATGTCTTCTTTAGTACTCTTTAATTTCTTTTGAGTAATCAAATCACTCAACGTTTTCGGGTCCGCATAAATTTCTTTAACCGGAATGCTCTGAGCTAAGACATTGCCTTGGGCATCAAAGATAGAGCCTCTATCTGGTCGAATGCTCTGATCCGTCGTTCGACGTTCAATCCCTTTGGCTTTGAGATCTGAAGCTTGTACTATTTGAAGGGTCACGAGCCTCCCAAACACCACAAGAATCACGCCCAACAATAGATATTGGACCCATCGATCGCGTGAAAAATAACTAATTGCTCGTTTATTTTTCCTCAAGAGCATCCCCTCTTTTCTCCATTAATATTATATAACATTTAACGACGAGGTTCCTAGTCCTTTTTTAAGTAAAGGTGATCTAAATCCTTTTGCACGCTTCTTCTTAGTGAATCATACAATAATAAAAAAGACGAAAGGAGACTTGAGATATGAATAGCCCTCAAGAAATTGCCACTCGAATTACCATGGCATGGCTAAATGCCTTTGCGACCGTCACAAAAGAGTTAGGTCATGTGGATCAACATATTCCAACTCCCCAAGAAGTTAGTGAATTTTTTATTGAAATACACCACACAGCGCAAAAAACTAATACTTAACCTAAGTCTACTTTCACTAAAATTGTTCAATTTGGAAAATCTCATAATAAGAGCTTCCGCTTTCTTAACTAACGATGGCAATTTTTATAAGCCACCTCGCTAAGAAATCGCAAGCTCTTGATTGTATTTTGTCCTTTGAAGGGGGAAAAATATGCTAAGATAATGAGGTATTTTTATGAAAATTTGGTACACCATAGGCAT contains:
- a CDS encoding penicillin-binding transpeptidase domain-containing protein — encoded protein: MLLRKNKRAISYFSRDRWVQYLLLGVILVVFGRLVTLQIVQASDLKAKGIERRTTDQSIRPDRGSIFDAQGNVLAQSIPVKEIYADPKTLSDLITQKKLKSTKEDIAKQLGGILGINTQDIFNKLNKDLSWISIAHQVDIQKADEIMALKIPGVALNEEEKRVYPMGEFAASALGIVNRDGHGVEGVESYYDKILFGKPGFQSQEQDTRARSILDALHQNDPSSPGNSVFLTLDSTIQYFIEQQLDDAQKSTNANSVTILAIDPKTGRVLGMGSRPTFDPTDYDKATPESRRNLGIGMSYEPGSTFKIVTGSAALEEGVIRPDDTFPDPGYLRIPPRIITNWDSDQKPHGNPTFTQGMQLSSNVVLAQVGMKLGKNSFYSYLKAFGFGSKTGIDISGEESGLLIPQDKVRDIDLATMSFGQANSVTPIQLISAISAVANGGTLYRPYIVDKITTPDGQLIQQQKPTPIRQVVSKATASQMTKVLEQVVSDGTGHLAAIPGINVAGKTGTAQKVDPKTGQYSTTDFIASFAAFAPAEDPKIAVLIIIDSPKTPEGHQGGSLGGPRAKAIIEGALQYYGLPVAKDTQSTVSIAPSDSAVRPSPKSVVPERTPVGGEVVIPDLTGMTMRQVGDTLTKSELHFNFTGSGLVNQQLPQAGKVVTKGTSIDVKFSPLTP